A stretch of Plasmodium chabaudi chabaudi strain AS genome assembly, chromosome: 14 DNA encodes these proteins:
- a CDS encoding Maf-like protein, putative: MECSSVLGLGNILKDEKKCFVLLASKSPRRIELMRLTGIKNMYICESGFEENLDKKLFPTAEEYVKENALRKGLNVAENIWFNNNQIDDKDKNDLRNNNNTDQTYNYQMKSINSYYDPLPNIIISCDTIVTLNNEIIEKPLDKNDAHKILTKLSNNTHCVYTAVCIFLYKTKTPITFVEKTNVYFDNLHENDISEYLNTNEPYDKAGAYSIQGIGSQFIKKIDGCYYNVMGLPIHKLSKTLANLFIENKILH, from the coding sequence atggaATGTTCAAGCGTTTTAGGGTTgggaaatattttgaaagatgaaaaaaagtGTTTCGTATTATTAGCTAGTAAATCCCCTAGGAGAATAGAGTTAATGCGATTAAcaggaataaaaaatatgtatatttgtGAGTCAGGATTTGAAGAAAATCtggataaaaaattatttcccACTGCTGAAGAGTATGTTAAAGAGAATGCCTTGAGAAAAGGATTAAATGTAGCAGAAAATATTTGGTTTAATAATAACCAAATCGATGATAAGGATAAGAATGATctaagaaataataataatacagaTCAGACTTATAATTATCAAATGAAATCTATTAATAGCTATTATGACCCATTGcctaatataattatttcttgTGATACTATTGTtacattaaataatgaaataatagaaaaacctttggataaaaatgatgctcataaaatattaacaaaattatcaaataacACTCATTGCGTATATACAGCtgtgtgtatatttttgtataaaactAAGACACCTATTACATTTGTTGAAAAGACCaatgtatattttgataatttacatgaaaatgatatttcAGAATATCTAAATACAAATGAACCATATGATAAAGCAGGTGCTTATTCAATTCAAGGGATAGGAAGccaatttattaaaaaaatcgatGGATGTTATTATAATGTTATGGGATTACctatacataaattatcCAAAACATTggcaaatttatttattgaaaataaaattttgcattaa